The genomic segment AACTTACTTTGAATTTGTTTTGGTCAACTATTATTTTTCTCTACctgcaaaatgttaaaaatcacaTGTACTTGGGTAATTCATGATGTTCTGTCCTGTGGGACTAAGCATCTTTAGAAAAGAGACTACTATAAAAGGGCCTCTGCCTgattactattttatttatttatgatgtaTGTGAAACAAGAGAGCAGCACTGTCTTGCAGGCCTATACACATGTTTGAAGCATAAAagcaatcagaaaaaaataactatgttctgacattaataaagcacataacagagcagcagcacagcCCCCTCTCCATAGACCTTTTCTCTCATGCTCTTCAGTGCATTCCAGTTGGTAATTGGAGTTCTTTCAGCTGAGCTTGTCTTCTCTTTTACAGAAAGTTTCACCTGTGACAGCTCGGCTATTGCCATAAGCTAGCGTCTTTCACTACATGGCTAGAGACCATTAATAAGTGATTATTTGAAAGGTTTTCACTGAAAACTCCATCATGCCCGAGTTTGTATTCAGAATATAATGTAACAGTTTGCAGCTCCCCGCAACAACCTAGGGTACTGGTTATGCCTGTCAACCCCAGTCATTGTGGTCCATCAAATGTCTCTTGCACCTGCAGAAATGTAAGCTTGTCCTCTGTGTTTTGGTTTGCCTGTCTGTCCTCTGCTGCCTAATGTGTGCTGGACAGGCAGTGTCAGCCCcagaatgaaaaacaatctATGTAGGGAAGCTGTGGGTCTTGTGATTGAGTGGGAAgtgtgaggttttttttttttacacagagcAGGAAGCCAGTCTTACAAGGCCCAATGCTCACTTGTTGATGCGAGTGTTTTCCCTCTTTAGATGTGACTCAGGAAGTCAAAACAAATCCTTtgagaaaatagattaaatcaTGGTGGTCAAAAGAATGTGAGCCTCGAATCAGCACTGGGAATGTAAATATGGTGGGAAACTAACATGCTTCAAATTTTTACCCTACACTATCCATCGCAGAAAAAAAGCTACACAACCACCTTGAGAGTAAGACAAAACATTATGGTACATTTATTAAACAGTAGCAAGTAAAATAGTTTGAATACTGTTGTGTTGTATCACCAAGTtattgctttttcttctttaattttctCTCGTTCATGAACCTAGATAATACATGCTGTCAAGGAAGAGCTAATCCTCCAACCTGGATATTTGCCAGAGACTGTATTCAATGCTTCTTCCCCAAGGATATCTGCTTTTGAAGGACTTCCTGCTTATAATGCTTAATTTTTCTCAGGCAAGGACCAGCCTTGAGTCTAACCTTCTCCGTGCTGTGATTTGTAATTTTCACAGTGAGAAATGCATGGAAGGTGATCATATTTGTGTTGGCATTTTAGCAATGACTATGCCAACTGTTCCAGCTAAACTCCTCCTTAAACACGAGTTGCAGCCCATTGCCAGTTTTACTGCTTTGTTGACATTGGAAGCAGACAAGAGGGAAAGAAGGATAGAGTTCCCAGTCTCTTGGCTTTGATTTTTGCTGAACTTTGGAGGTTTACCATGGGCTTCAAGCGTACACTCTTATACTACACTGGTCAGCAGACTATTGGAAACCATAACAGTAGCTGCTTGGTTGTATCAATGCTTCAGCATCAAATTTGGTTGCATGATGTGCTATACTTATTGTGTGTGAGCATTCAGAGCAACCAGAGGTTAAGCCTGAAGTAAAATTAGCTCATCGTGTCAACCGCTTCCCATCCAAGCCTGTTTCGTTCTGTAGCTGAGAAGCGGATGCTCCTTCCCCCTTCACTGATCTGCTCTGTATCAGGAACCCTGTTTAAACTAATGGCAAAAGTAATCAAATGCTAGATATTCTAGCCTGGAGCAAGATAGAGAATTGTTATTGCAACAATGAGCCCTGCAAAAGCTGAAATACTCGTGGcacatttatattttccttATACTAATATCTGATAAGaaatattatattttgtttttattagttttccttttttttaataatgtgaaatGATGTTAAATCACAAAAAAGTACTGTATATAGGCCCAAAGAGAAAacgaataaataattttaaaatgatgtcatGCTGTCTGTAGGTCTTATCTCTCTCCTGACTTGTTTCTGGCTTTGTGTTAGTCAGCTTTAGTCTACTCTGCTTTGCTAATCTTTTATCACAGTCTTGACAATGTCACTAGAGGTCACGCAATATTCTCGATAAACAACTAGAATGCGCGCAAGGCCAACAATTCCAGACagataaaaaatgaatatgaaACAGTGCTGCAACAACTTAAAGTATGCCTAGTTTTATTATAAACACTGAACTTTCTCAGGTATTTGTAGTTGTCTCCACCACTGTATTGTTTCAGAAATGTCAGCTCGGTCAGAAAGACCTAGACTGTAACTGCAAAGATACTGGCGGTGAACCCTGCCACACTCAGTGTGAGATTTTCCTTCACTAACAACACTTCCCATCATCACATGGTTTAAAACAGAAACCTGTGGTGCATTAAAATGCCAATGTAAAACAGATGTGGTCACTAAATGccactgacttttttttctttttcttcaaggCACTTGAGTTGTAACATGAGAAGTGAGGGTGTGACTTGGTCTGACTGGTGAAAACTCTTGATGTGGAGATTTTTGTGAGAATGATCTTATGAGGCAAtttaacttaacaaaatatactaGTGGAAAATTAACACGAGGATGGGAAAGATTCTATAGATATTTCtaattcatttagttttataatAGCTCCACAGAAGATGCACCCTCTTTAACTTTGTGTGTATGGGATGCTATATCTCATGAAATGCAAATGTTAGCTTTTAAAAGGCAAGCTAGTTAAGTTTTTCCATGGTAATTGTGGGAAGAAAAGGACAGGAAACAGGCCCAGAGAAGTGAGGTTAGATGGTGGAACAATAAAATGTAGGGCTGGTGATAACAAGGCTGCAGCTACAGTCAGACTGTCTGATGCTGAGGTTTACTGTGCACCTCCTGTGGCCCACGAGCCTCATCATGGGAATGCGCACACAGTCATTAGTCTCTGATTGATGTCTGCTGGAAGCAGAGCTACTTTAGACCACAAAGAGGGATTAGgtttgattttaaatgaaaattaaggGATTATCTTTAAGACTGCAAACTTCCTCACTCTTCAGCACATGGCTTTAATTGAATGTGATGCTTTTTGGGATGGGGTAAACAGTTGTAGAGTATTCTCAGTGGATTTCCCTTTACTATCCAGTGAACAGAAACATGTGAACTCCCACATTTGAATCAAATCAGAACCCTCAGCACCCTCTTGTGAAACAATTTTGGCATAAAATCACTTTCACAATTacttttaaattcaaattttgACTTTATGATATTTCTTAAGATTGGATTTGCCTAATTGAAAGTGAGTGTGACATAGATTATGTCATCTGTCCTCTGAATACATAGCTGGCAGGCCTGGGGTGGGACGGAGAACATGGCTGAACCACGGCGGGAAAGCACCAGCAGCCTGCAGAGGAAGAAGCCTCCCTGGCTCAGACTGGACATTCCCACGGCTCAGATGTCCCTTGACGAGCCTTCTACCTTTGTTCAGGTGCTGCATTTCAATAAATGCCTTTCTCTGTATTTAACGCTTTTGTCATTTACTGTTACGGCATGCTTTGTGTTCTCACTTTTCCAATGCATCCACACCTGTTTAGCCGATGAAGAGGCAGGGGTTTTTGCGCAGTATAAGCATGCCGGTGGAGACCTCTCACCTTCAGTCTCCACCACGTGACCTGTTTGACACCCGACGGCCTGTGTTGCAACGTCAGTCATCCATTACACAGACCATAAAAAGGTAAGACCACGTAGTAAATCACTAAATTTGCATGTTACCATTACACAGTATACACAAGTTTAGGATTAATTGCTAACATTTCATGATTTCATTTCTGTGACTGGTATAAAACATCATGTCTTATGCAGAACCGAAAGCAAATATTGTTGCTTAAATCATTTAGGCTTCAGTGTGAAACTTTAGTCAGACAATTATGATATTATGATAAGGATATTGGTGACCTgcgaagggaaaaaaaaaaaacaaatgacaaaatgttTCTTGACAACTGTAGTGTTTCTCCTTCTTTAGCCTTTTTCCTGCTAATTTTACAACTGTGATTACAATCTTGATGATCACAATCTGGTTTTAACTTTGCTAATATTCAGAGCTAAGCAGAACACTAACTGCCTGCTTCGCTGTCTTTGCATGATGGCTACAGCACTATTTggctgcatttttttccttttcacttcctgttgttgttttctcttttgtcaTCCTTCCTTCTGTCCCTTCTCGCCACCTTCTGGCCCTGTTCTGCCTGGTCACAGCAGCAGGAGAGTGCACTTTGAGCGGATTAACACTGTCCCCATTAAGGGGCAGCGGGCTGCACGACGCAGCACCAGGAAACATCACTCTCtctccagaactctgctcaGGTATGGTAGGAAGTGCTTCACAAAACTGTGAGCTTTGGAATTACAGATGAAGATGTGCCCTAAGACTGTCATGCTTATGTCATGATTAGTTTTAGGTGAGAGTTCATCATAGAATTCTCAGTAATTGTAAATCTGTCACCAGCTGTTTCCTGCTAGTCATAATAccataaaatattcttttttaagTGACTAATAAGAGGCCCTGAAATGAACAGTAGTTCCTTTATACAAATACatcctcattttatttatttatttatttattttttacagttgaCTAGGGCTATGCTGGTTAGTTGGAATGGTTTACTCATTTTCCTACAGTTGTTTTAAGCTGAAGTAATGAAAAAATGTGCTGAGCTTGTGAGTCATCATTTGCAGGAAAGCATACCAGATCTGAACCTCCCTTTTGGGGGTTTTTGATTAGATAAGGGCAAGCAAAAACAATATTCAATCATGTTCACAGAAACAAGTTGGTGTTGTAAAGAAAGACACAGACATAATATCCTAAAATATAACCTGTTCTTtgaatgtgttaaaaatttgtAGAGCTGAGAGACTAGTaggataaataaattaacctgAACTTGACTTGACTGACTGAAAACTCACTTCACAGCGTTTAATTGGCGAAGAAACAGCTTGCATGTTTTAGCTTTCCTTTGAGGAATGCTTCAACTTCCTCATCCTGGCCTCAGGGAGCAGTAAAGCTGTTGTTCATGTACTTATTAAGCTGCCACATCAACAACATGACTGCATGTTTATACATCAAGGTTTATCAGAATGCACAGAGTGGAAAAGATTGCAAATAAAACTTGGGAAACAAAGAAGTCTTCATTGTCTGTTAGAATTTTCAGAATaggattttctgttttctgatcTTCATTAAGATTCAGAAAATCAGTATTCTATTTGCAGCATCAGAACTTCGCTAATCCCTCTTTTATTCTCTCTAAACACGAAGGCTTGGATAGAGTGCCAGAAAGAGACACTAGACACGAGACAATAGAGACCCAGAAATTTAGTATTTCTGGGTctctgtgtgcttgtgtgtttgacATAAACATGTCAAGGCTTGTTTTCTCTACTTTGCCCACTACTTGCACTATCTAGGCACCTTTTTACATCCTGGGAGTGTTTCATGTTTGCTGTCCCAGTCCTCTATatacactatattgccaaaGTATTCACTCACCCATCCAAATAACTGAAAATCAGCATTCTACTCACTTCCATGGCCACAGGGGTATAAAAATCAAGAATCgaggcatgcagactgtttctacaaacagTTATGAAGGAATGAGTCGTTCTCAGAAGCTTAGTGAATTCCAGTGTGGTACTGTAATAAAATGCCACATGTGACAGAAACTCAACCATGATGCGGTAGGCCTTGTAAAATGATTGAGCGGGGTTGGCGGATGCTGAGGCAGATAGTGTGTAAAGGTCGGCAACTTTCAGCAAAGTCCATTGCTACAGACCTCCAAACTTTatgtggccttcagatcagctcaaaaacagtgcaaagagagcttcatggattggGTTTCCACTGCTGAGCAGCTGCGTCCAAGCTATACATCACCAACAGCAATGCAAAGCGTTAGATGCCGTGATGTAGAGAACGCcgccactggactctggatcagcgGAGACGTGTTCTCTGGAGCGATTAATCACGCTTCACCATCTGGCgatctgatggaagagtctgggAATGGCAGTTGTCTGACTACATTTTAccaagtgtaaagtttggtggaggggggATTATGGTTTGGGGTAGTTTTTCATGAGCTGGGCTTGGTCCCTTagttccagtgaaaggaactctgaatgcttTAGCATACCAAGAGATTCTGGACAATTTCGTGCTCCCAACTTTGTGGTaacagtttgggaatggccCTTTCCATTTTCAACATGACTGTGCACCAGTGCTCAAAGCAAGGTCCATAAAGGCATGGAGGAGTGAGTTTGGTGTGGATTAACTTGATTGGCATGCACAGAAtcctgacctcaacctgacAGAACAGCTTTGGGATAAATTAAAGCGGAAGCTGAGAGCCAAGTCGGCTCGTCCATccatcagtgtctgacctcacaaatgCGCTTTTGGAGAAATGGTAAAAAATTCCTATAGACACTCCTAAACCTTTTGGAAAAATTCCCTAGAAGAGTTCAAGCTGTTTTTGCTGCAAAGGATGGGCCAATGTTATATTGAACTCATTTGATTAAGAATGGGATGTCTATTAAGTTCATGTGAGAGTCAAGGCGGATGAGCaaatacttttggcaatatagtgtaGCACTAAATGTTTTCAGGAGCTAAGATTTTAATTAATCTGACATTgaaaagttaagttaaaaagCTGGTGTTTGTGATATTAGGGGAACGGCGGACTGGTTTGGGGTTAGTAAGGATGGCGATGCCACCCAAAAATGGCAGAGGAAAAGCCTGCGTCACTGCAGCATGCGCTATGGAAAGCTCAAACCACAGGTGATCCGAGAGATGGATTTACCCAGCCAGGACAACATATCCTTGACCAGCACTGAGACTCCACCTCCCCTCTATGTTTCCAGCTCACAGCATGGAATGCAGAAGGTAAATGGATGTGGCTGCTTTTCTGAAAGTTAAATGAAGGAGTGTGTAATGCAGAGGTGGGCAatcttgttttgtctttttttaacctgaaaaattacattttttttagacttttaatAATATTCATGATTAAAgttttatgtattaaaaaaaacaagaggtaGATTATAACAAAAACATCCCTTAAGTGCTCAATGTGTCATATCAAATATGTCTCTCTTGATCTcttcatatttttaaactttttaactaAACTATTGGTCTCTAGATTGTGGATCCATTGGCGCGTGGAAGGGCCTTTCGaatggtggaggaggtggatggCTACAGTGTACCTCAGACCCCCATCACCCCTGGAGCTGCCTCAATTTGCTCTTTTACTAGCTCCCGCTCAGGTCTTAACCGGCTGCCTCGCCGCCGTAAGAGGGAGTCTGTTGCAAAGATGAGCTTTAGGGCCGCAGCAGCGCTGGTCAAAGTGAGTGAACAGGACATGATCCACTGAGCAGATTAAATTCAAATATGCTCATTGCATACCAAATTAACACgcacaaacaggaaacaagggTAACATAAgagtattttcatgtttttttctgcatttgtagGAATTTTATTAATATCAACTTAGAGACATTctataataataacagtaataataaaaaaagtgcatgtctatgtttgtatgtatgtatgtatctctCAGGGACGGTCATTACGGGAGAGCACTCTAAAACGAGCTCAGAGACGAAGCTTCACCCCTGCCAGTTTCATGGAGGAAGATGTTGTTGATTTTCCTGATGAACTGGACACTTCCTTTTTTGCCAGAGTAAAAATACAGTTACATTTCAtttatgaaaattaaaattGCAAATTATAAATTCTTGCTCCTCTGCTCACTTTTTTCTAACCACGTTTCTTCTAGGATATGATGCACGAGGAGATGTCCACATATGCAGATGAAGTATTTGAGTCGCCATCTGAGGCAGCCATTAAAGAGGCAGAACCCAGCGGCAAGAAAGATGAGATGGAGCTGACTGGCAGCGCCCTAGATAAGACTGAACTAGAGAGAAGTCACCTCATGCTGTGAGTTACTGCCTCCTCAGTACTAGTCAGTGAGGCTGTaatgatacatttttaaaaataattcaaagtgATTCTGGTTACTGGAAAGCAGTTTTTCTGTGAGAAGAACATACAATATCTAAACCACATGGTAGTTAAGTCGACAAAGATCTGTGCTATATTTTTGTGGAAAAGTGTTGTGTATAGACATTGAGAACAAGAGAACCAATTGAGAATAAAAACAGGGGAAAAGATAAGGGAAGTAAAGTTTTTTCTCCGCTACTGATAACAAATCGTGTACAAAAATGAGaagttttaatctgttttttaacctcTAGACAACAGATGACCTACATCAGGGGTCCAGGTATGGAGGAGCAGATACCTCCTCCggttttcattttcataattCCCTGACCTATATCAGTCAGATTGCGTTGTTTTTGCCCCTTTCAGACCTCTGGAGAGAGGATGGCGAAAAGCCAAAGAAGGAACTCCGGGACCACCAAAGGTGCCCTTGCGTCAAGAGGTGGTGAGTGTTAATGGACAGAGGCGTGGACAGCGCATTGTTGTACCTGTCAAGAAGCTTTTTGCCCGTGAGAAGAGGCCTTATGGATTGGGCATGGTAGGAAAACTCACAAACCGCACCTACCGCAAGCGCATCGACAGTTATGTCAAGAGGCAGATTGAGGATATGGATGACCACAGGTACttctcctcatatttctccagtcaatactttttctctgtctgacaCTGACAGATGACAAATACTGTTGTTGTTTCTAAATACACATTCCTTGTCTCTTTTAGGCCTTTTTTTACATACTGGATCACCTTTGTCCATTTACTCATCACTATCTTGGCTGTATGCATTTATGGTATTGCACCAGTGGGCTTCTCCCAGCACGAGACGGTTGATTCTGTGAGTCCTGGTTCAGCTGTGTTAAGGATCTCTGACACCTTGGCaacattttcatccaatcaaaaTTCTTTTTATTGCTGATTGTACTGTTTCTGGTCTGAATATCATCTGATTTAGGTTTTAAGAAACAAAGGTGTGTATGAAAATGTCAAGTTTGTGCAGCAGGAGAACTTTTGGATCGGGCCTAGT from the Melanotaenia boesemani isolate fMelBoe1 chromosome 2, fMelBoe1.pri, whole genome shotgun sequence genome contains:
- the rhbdf1a gene encoding inactive rhomboid protein 1 isoform X1; this encodes MAEPRRESTSSLQRKKPPWLRLDIPTAQMSLDEPSTFVQPMKRQGFLRSISMPVETSHLQSPPRDLFDTRRPVLQRQSSITQTIKSSRRVHFERINTVPIKGQRAARRSTRKHHSLSRTLLRGTADWFGVSKDGDATQKWQRKSLRHCSMRYGKLKPQVIREMDLPSQDNISLTSTETPPPLYVSSSQHGMQKIVDPLARGRAFRMVEEVDGYSVPQTPITPGAASICSFTSSRSGLNRLPRRRKRESVAKMSFRAAAALVKGRSLRESTLKRAQRRSFTPASFMEEDVVDFPDELDTSFFARDMMHEEMSTYADEVFESPSEAAIKEAEPSGKKDEMELTGSALDKTELERSHLMLPLERGWRKAKEGTPGPPKVPLRQEVVSVNGQRRGQRIVVPVKKLFAREKRPYGLGMVGKLTNRTYRKRIDSYVKRQIEDMDDHRPFFTYWITFVHLLITILAVCIYGIAPVGFSQHETVDSVLRNKGVYENVKFVQQENFWIGPSSEALIHLGAKYSPCMRQDKQVHELIREKRAVERNSACCVRNDRSGCVQTSEEECSSTLAVWVKWPQHSSTPQLNSKDRQYGSVCHQDPRICLEPASVSPHAWPDDITQWPICTRYNTGNHTNLPHIDCTITGRPCCIGTKGRCEITSREYCDFMKGYFHEEATLCSQVHCMDDVCGLLPFLNPEIPDQFYRLWLSLFLHAGILHCLVSVAFQMTILRDLEKLAGWLRISIIYILSGITGNLASAIFLPYRAEVGPAGSQFGILACLFVELFQSWQILAQPWRAFIKLLCVVLFLFAFGLLPWIDNFAHICGFISGFFLSFAFLPYISFGRMDLYRKRCQIIIFLLVFVGLFSGLVVLFYVYPIKCDWCELLTCIPFTDKFCEKYDLNAHLH
- the rhbdf1a gene encoding inactive rhomboid protein 1 isoform X2, with product MAEPRRESTSSLQRKKPPWLRLDIPTAQMSLDEPSTFVQPMKRQGFLRSISMPVETSHLQSPPRDLFDTRRPVLQRQSSITQTIKSRRVHFERINTVPIKGQRAARRSTRKHHSLSRTLLRGTADWFGVSKDGDATQKWQRKSLRHCSMRYGKLKPQVIREMDLPSQDNISLTSTETPPPLYVSSSQHGMQKIVDPLARGRAFRMVEEVDGYSVPQTPITPGAASICSFTSSRSGLNRLPRRRKRESVAKMSFRAAAALVKGRSLRESTLKRAQRRSFTPASFMEEDVVDFPDELDTSFFARDMMHEEMSTYADEVFESPSEAAIKEAEPSGKKDEMELTGSALDKTELERSHLMLPLERGWRKAKEGTPGPPKVPLRQEVVSVNGQRRGQRIVVPVKKLFAREKRPYGLGMVGKLTNRTYRKRIDSYVKRQIEDMDDHRPFFTYWITFVHLLITILAVCIYGIAPVGFSQHETVDSVLRNKGVYENVKFVQQENFWIGPSSEALIHLGAKYSPCMRQDKQVHELIREKRAVERNSACCVRNDRSGCVQTSEEECSSTLAVWVKWPQHSSTPQLNSKDRQYGSVCHQDPRICLEPASVSPHAWPDDITQWPICTRYNTGNHTNLPHIDCTITGRPCCIGTKGRCEITSREYCDFMKGYFHEEATLCSQVHCMDDVCGLLPFLNPEIPDQFYRLWLSLFLHAGILHCLVSVAFQMTILRDLEKLAGWLRISIIYILSGITGNLASAIFLPYRAEVGPAGSQFGILACLFVELFQSWQILAQPWRAFIKLLCVVLFLFAFGLLPWIDNFAHICGFISGFFLSFAFLPYISFGRMDLYRKRCQIIIFLLVFVGLFSGLVVLFYVYPIKCDWCELLTCIPFTDKFCEKYDLNAHLH
- the rhbdf1a gene encoding inactive rhomboid protein 1 isoform X3; the encoded protein is MAEPRRESTSSLQRKKPPWLRLDIPTAQMSLDEPSTFVQPMKRQGFLRSISMPVETSHLQSPPRDLFDTRRPVLQRQSSITQTIKRGTADWFGVSKDGDATQKWQRKSLRHCSMRYGKLKPQVIREMDLPSQDNISLTSTETPPPLYVSSSQHGMQKIVDPLARGRAFRMVEEVDGYSVPQTPITPGAASICSFTSSRSGLNRLPRRRKRESVAKMSFRAAAALVKGRSLRESTLKRAQRRSFTPASFMEEDVVDFPDELDTSFFARDMMHEEMSTYADEVFESPSEAAIKEAEPSGKKDEMELTGSALDKTELERSHLMLPLERGWRKAKEGTPGPPKVPLRQEVVSVNGQRRGQRIVVPVKKLFAREKRPYGLGMVGKLTNRTYRKRIDSYVKRQIEDMDDHRPFFTYWITFVHLLITILAVCIYGIAPVGFSQHETVDSVLRNKGVYENVKFVQQENFWIGPSSEALIHLGAKYSPCMRQDKQVHELIREKRAVERNSACCVRNDRSGCVQTSEEECSSTLAVWVKWPQHSSTPQLNSKDRQYGSVCHQDPRICLEPASVSPHAWPDDITQWPICTRYNTGNHTNLPHIDCTITGRPCCIGTKGRCEITSREYCDFMKGYFHEEATLCSQVHCMDDVCGLLPFLNPEIPDQFYRLWLSLFLHAGILHCLVSVAFQMTILRDLEKLAGWLRISIIYILSGITGNLASAIFLPYRAEVGPAGSQFGILACLFVELFQSWQILAQPWRAFIKLLCVVLFLFAFGLLPWIDNFAHICGFISGFFLSFAFLPYISFGRMDLYRKRCQIIIFLLVFVGLFSGLVVLFYVYPIKCDWCELLTCIPFTDKFCEKYDLNAHLH